The genomic DNA GCCGTCCAGGAGTCCGACCTGGTCATGATCCTCACGCCCGACCAGGTGCAGCGCACGGTCTACGCCGAGGAGATCCAGCCCCACCTCAAGCCCGGCAACGCGCTGTTCTTCAGCCACGGCTTCAACATCCGCTACGGCTACATCACCGCGCCCGAGGGCGTCGACGTGGCCATGGTCGCGCCGAAGGGCCCGGGCCACCTCGTGCGTCGCGAGTACGTCGACGGTCGCGGCGTGCCCGTGCTCGTCGCCGTCGAGGTCGACGCGTCCGGCAAGGCGTTCGACCTCGCCAAGTCCTACGCCAAGGGCATCGGCGGCCTGCGTGCCGGCGGTATCCAGACCACCTTCAAGGAGGAGACCGAGACCGACCTGTTCGGTGAGCAGTCGGTCCTGTGCGGTGGTGCCTCGCAGCTGATCCAGTACGGCTTCGAGACCCTCACCGAGGCGGGCTACCAGCCCGAGGTCGCCTACTTCGAGTGCCTGCACGAGCTCAAGCTCATCGTCGACCTGATGGTCGAGGGCGGCATCGCCAAGCAGCGCTGGTCGATCTCGGACACCGCTGAGTACGGCGACTACGTCTCCGGCCCGCGCGTCATCGACGAGCACGTCAAGCACAACA from Luteipulveratus halotolerans includes the following:
- the ilvC gene encoding ketol-acid reductoisomerase; translated protein: MADMFYDDDADLSIIQGRKVAIIGYGSQGHAHALNLRDSGVDVRVGLKEGSKSRAKAEAEGLRVVTVAEAVQESDLVMILTPDQVQRTVYAEEIQPHLKPGNALFFSHGFNIRYGYITAPEGVDVAMVAPKGPGHLVRREYVDGRGVPVLVAVEVDASGKAFDLAKSYAKGIGGLRAGGIQTTFKEETETDLFGEQSVLCGGASQLIQYGFETLTEAGYQPEVAYFECLHELKLIVDLMVEGGIAKQRWSISDTAEYGDYVSGPRVIDEHVKHNMKAVLKDIQDGTFAKRFIDDQDAGAPEFKAFREKAAQHPIETTGKELRGLMSWIKDGANDADYVEGSSAR